The genomic window TCCCTCCTCTTCCGAACCCGATTCAGAGCCTCGCGATTCCCTTCGCAATCGCGTAGCACACCAGGGTTCCCACGCCGCCGGCGACCGACATCTCGAAACCGGCCTTCCACCAGGGGCGGTGCGTGAGCCGCGCCTTCGACATTCCGACTGCAAACAACGCGCCGAGAGTCACCGCGATCGACACGGGAAAAGCGGTGCCCTCGCGGAACAGCGCGTACGGGAAGATCGGGATCGCCGCGCCGACGATGTACGCGACGGCGAGCGCGATGCCGCTCCGGATCGGCGACAGGCCGCCGGACTTCGCGAAGCCGAGCTCCTCGTGCATCATCACCTTCAGCCAGCGCTCCTTGTCCGCGGTGATGCGGTCGACGACCATCTCGAGGTCGTTTCCGGCGAATCCCTTCTTGCGGTAGATCTCGCGGATCTCCTCGCGCTCCTCGTGGGGCATCTCGGCGATCTCCCGCTTCTCGCGCGCGAGCTCTCGCGCATAGAACTCGCGCTCCGACTTCGAGCCCAGGTACGCGCCGAGCCCCATCGAGGTCGCGCCCGCGAACATCTCGGCCAGGCCCGCGAGCAGGATCGTGCGGCGCGCGCCGAGCGTCGCGGAGACGCCGGCCACGAACGCGAGCACCGCGACCAGCCCGTCGGAAGAGCCGAGCACGACGTCGCGGAGAAAGCCGCCGGCCCCCAGGCGGTGCCAGGCCTCGGGGCGTCCGGTGGGTCTCGGGTGCACGGCGGAATCCGCCGGTTCCATTGCGCGCAGTGTGCGCCGATCCGCGGAGAAAATCAAAATAAAAAGCCCGCGGCCCGTCCGGCTCGATGCAGGGCTGCGCCGGCCGTTTGACAGCCCCCGCCGGTTCCGCGATGATCCGCCGCGTGATGAACCTGACGCTCCTCGCCGCCGCGCCCGCGGGCCAGCCGAACGCCCTCGTGTCGTTCCTTCCCATGATCCTGATCTTCGGGATCTTCTACTTCATCCTGATCGCCCCGATGCGCAAGCGCCAGAAGAAGACGCAGGCGATGCTCGCGCAGCTGAAGAAGGGCGACTCGGTGATCACCAACGGCGGAATCTACGGCCGGATCGCGGCGATCGACGACGCGACGAACACCGTGATCCTCCAGATCTCCGACCAGGTGAAGATCAAGATCGCGCGGAGCGCGCTGGCGGGGCTGCAAGGGACCCCGGTCGAAACCACCCTCGAACCCAAATAGCCGGCGCGGCGACTTGTCGCGCCGAAGCGAAGCGAAGGCGGATGCATCGAGCCGGACGGGCGCGTCCCGTCCGCGCCTCGGCGGCGTTCAAATTGACGATCGTCCCTCGCGCTTCGTTCACCGACCCGGTTTCGGACAGCAATCCTCTCGATGGCAGTGAGACGCGGCCGGACGCGAGCCCACAGACCGCCGGCTCCGCAGGCGAACTGAAAACGTACTTCACCGGCGCCGGCGCGCGATGGATGGTCCGCGCCGGCGCTATGCTCGAGTGATGTGGCACCTGGCAACGCCCTGGCTCGAGATCCTGGCGCGCTGCGCGATCGTGTACACGGCCGTCCTCCTCGGCTTGCGGCTCTCGGGCAAGCGCGAAATCGGACAGATGACGCCGTTCGACCTCGTGCTCATCCTGCTGATCGCCAACGCCGTCCAGAACGCGATGATCGGCAACGACAACTCGCTCGCCGGGGGCCTCGTCGCCGCCGGCGCCTTGATCGCCCTGAACTTCTCCGTCGGACGCGCGGCGCGGAAGTGGATGGGATTCGGCCGACTTCTCAAGGGACACGCGTCGGTCCTCATCAACCGCGGAGTCGTCGTCGAGGAGCACTTGAAACGCGAGGGCATCGCCCAGGACGAGCTGACGGCGGCGCTGCGGGAGCACGGCGTCGGATCGCTCGACGACGTCCGGCTCGCCGTGCTCGAGGTGGACGGATCGATTTCGGTGCTCAAGAACGAAGACGTTTCGCCCGCGGCCGGCAAGCCGCACCGGCGGTTCAAGTATCTGAAACGCTAGCGCGCGAGCGATCGAAGGGCCTGCCGTGCGACGTCGCGAAGCGGGCTACCGATACGGCAATCGTCGGGCCAGCTGATAGCTCGAATCGTTCGTCACATTGTCCGTGACGGCGCCGAAGATCAGGGCTTCTCCGCCGATCATCTCGATGCGAACCGATCCTCCCGGAGGGAGCGCGGCGCCGTCGAGGAAGTCGGCGAGAGGGAGCTGCTCGAATTCGCCCGCGGGAATCGATTTCGTCGCCAACGGCTGTCGTCCCTGGAGAAAGCCGTTGCGGTCCGACAGCGTGACCGCGAGGACCGCGGCGTCGAACGTCCGCACGCCGATGTTGATGCGCCGTTTCGAGAGGTCATCGGGAATCAACAGGTCGGAACGATCCCCCGCTCTCAGCAGGTCGGAGACCGACGCGCCTTCCTCGGCGAGGCCGACCGTCCCTCCCAGGCCGAGGTCGTTGAAGACGTGTGCCAGGACGAGCGGCGGCGGGCCCGTCCTCGAGACGACGTCGAGGGTGCCGAGGCCCGTCTGGCCCATGGCCGGGAGGAGGTCCGCGAAGGAAACGGTTTGACCCGCACCGATGGCATACGGGAGCGACGGATCGGCGCTCGACGCCCGCCTTCCCGTCGGGTGATAGACGAGCTCCCCGGCCACGGCGGACGGGGAAGCGTTGTGCATCTGGAGGGCGGTTCGGAAGTTCGCGCCGTGCGCCCCCGCGAGCGAACCGACCGACGGAACGTATTCGACAACGCCGTCGGCGCCGGGCGAGAACGCGAGGACCCGCGCGGCCTGGAAGCTCGTGTCGTTCGTGCGGTTGTCCACGGCGACCCCGTAGACGAACGCGCGTCCCGCGATCACGGTAATCGTCAGGCTCTCGTTACCCGAAAACGCGACGCCGGGCACGAATGACGTGCCGGTCTCCTGGTCGAGTACGGTCGGCGGAAACGACCGCGTGCGCGTGGAGACGACCGTCCCGGCCGAATTCCGCGTCACGATCGTAAGCGTCACGCCTTCAGCGAGCGGCCGCACGCCGACGTTAAATCGCTGCAGCGCGAAATCGGAGGGCGCGAGGAGCACGGCCGTGTCCCCGGGCGAGAGCGCCGCCGATTCCTTGACGGCCTCCTCCGAGAAGCCCGACGTTCCGTCCGGGCCGCCGTCGACGAAGACCCGCGCGGTCGCGACCGGCGCCTGCCCGGACGAAGGGACGATCTCGAGGCTGCCGAGTCCGGCCGCGCCGAAGGCCGCGAGCAGGTCGTCGTAGGTCGCCGTCGCTCCGTATCCGAGGGAATAGGAGAGCGTCTTCCCGTCCTCCGGATTGCCGGGCGCGTGGAAGATCAGCGTTCCGCTCGACCCCGAGAGGCCGCCGTTGTGGAGCTGGAGCGAGGTTCGGAAATCCGCGCCGCCCGCGCCTTTGATCGACCCGACGCCCGAGAGGAAAAGGGATCGCCCGACGGGCGAGGAAGTCGCGCCGAAGAATCCGAACGTGCCCAGGGACGTCACGGGAGCGACGATCTCGGAATGGAGGGCATCGACCCGCGCGCCCGGCACCGTCTGCCAGGCGGAGCCCGCCAGCCGGTAGAGCTTCAGCGTTTCCTCCCGCACACCCGTCGGAAGGAGCGACGCGTCGTACTTGATCCGGAGAATCGCCGTCTTCGCGAAATCGGTCGCCGGGGTGAAGCTGTAGATCGAATCGAAGTCCAGGTTCGGGACGGAAGCTCCGGTCGGGAGCAAATAGATCGCGCCCACGTGGAGCGCGCGGTCGGCCGCGACGGCATGGGGAGCAAGCTCGATCGCGACTCCGCCGCCGAGCAACCACGCCACGCCTCCGGCGGCCGGGAGGAGCGCGTCGTCCCCGACCTGCGCGGGAGGGGTCAGCGCGGCGAGGAACGCGTCGCGGGTGTCGGAGCCGAGGACGCCGTTCAAAATCGTCCGGAACTGGAAGACGGACGTCTTCGGCGGGACGCCCTGATCGATCGCCCCTTTTCCGGAGTGGTAGAGCGCATCGAGCTGGTGCATCGCGGCGGGAAGGTCGGCGTACGAGAATCCGGCGTCCCGGCAGAGCGCCCACGGCAGCCGGCCCTGGCCGATCTCGTACAGGGCGTCGTCGCAAGGATCAGTGATCGGCGGCGCGCCGCCCACTCCCGACACGAAGAAGGAAGACGCCTTGGCGAAGTCCTCGTACGAATAGAAATGCCGGACGAAGAAGATCGGATGGGTGTACTCGTGGACGGTCAGGAGGTGGTAGGAAACCTGAGACACGTTTTCGGCGGT from Thermoanaerobaculia bacterium includes these protein-coding regions:
- a CDS encoding YetF domain-containing protein, whose translation is MWHLATPWLEILARCAIVYTAVLLGLRLSGKREIGQMTPFDLVLILLIANAVQNAMIGNDNSLAGGLVAAGALIALNFSVGRAARKWMGFGRLLKGHASVLINRGVVVEEHLKREGIAQDELTAALREHGVGSLDDVRLAVLEVDGSISVLKNEDVSPAAGKPHRRFKYLKR
- the yajC gene encoding preprotein translocase subunit YajC; translated protein: MIRRVMNLTLLAAAPAGQPNALVSFLPMILIFGIFYFILIAPMRKRQKKTQAMLAQLKKGDSVITNGGIYGRIAAIDDATNTVILQISDQVKIKIARSALAGLQGTPVETTLEPK
- a CDS encoding VIT1/CCC1 transporter family protein codes for the protein MHPRPTGRPEAWHRLGAGGFLRDVVLGSSDGLVAVLAFVAGVSATLGARRTILLAGLAEMFAGATSMGLGAYLGSKSEREFYARELAREKREIAEMPHEEREEIREIYRKKGFAGNDLEMVVDRITADKERWLKVMMHEELGFAKSGGLSPIRSGIALAVAYIVGAAIPIFPYALFREGTAFPVSIAVTLGALFAVGMSKARLTHRPWWKAGFEMSVAGGVGTLVCYAIAKGIARL